A segment of the Xenopus tropicalis strain Nigerian chromosome 6, UCB_Xtro_10.0, whole genome shotgun sequence genome:
TAATGAGACTTTGCAGCACTGGGGATAATTAATTACAGTGTGGATGACTTCCCCTGGTGTTACATCACTTTAGATGGAACTTTGTCTCCAATCATCTCATTGCTAGCTGAGCAGTCAAGGAATACTGGGAGTTGTTGTTCTGCAACAGCTGTTGCAATCCCAGTTAATTGATCTGAGTGTCCCTTATGGGTCAGTACCCGCAGGAGCTCACTTAGGCAGTCGTGAATAATGTCATTTGTGCTGAGCATTGAAGTGTGGGTAAAGGTTCACTGTGTAATGGTTAGAGCAGCAGGGCAAGCCTATACTACACTCTGAGCACAAGCATGAGTGAAACACATGCACTTTGTTGAACTTTTAAGCTGTATACTCTGGGGCAGGCAAAGGACTGTATTTTCAGCTTTGTCATCAGCTTTAACACTTGACTGGATACCATGAGTGTTGCGGTTCAGTAATACGTCTGGACATTTGCAGACTGCCGGCTCATGGGTTAGAGGTCACATGGACTCTCCCCACTGACAGGATGCTAACTGGCAGGAAAGTGTGTGTATAGGCAGAATGGGTTTAGATGAACAAAATGAAACTGTATTTCTGGACTTATTTGTTCTGTCATACACAGACTGCTACCTTTTCACTCTCAGTGCCAGTACTTTCCAAAGAAGGATAAGCTAAAGCTTATGGCACATGTGGTGCATTCAGCCTGTCATTTTTCAGCTAACAGAGAAGGGCCTGAACCTGGCAATGATGCCTGCCATTGGAAACTGCCTGTAGGCTGCAGGTTCAGCTACTTCACTGCTCCAGGTTTTGGTACTTTTCTTCATTAGCTTCAGGTCCATCCTTAAATTTAACTTTATATTTCTGAATTTGGCTTTGTTGATGAGGAAAAATAAAGTTAATAATGCCCAAAAATATTACACCTATTTCTAAATCTTCCTTCTAATTTGTGtgatttttacccataatgctaaCTTAACGTCAGTGATTACAATATAGGGCCTTATTCATGAAAGTGGCACAAGGcgtttgtgaagtttttaaaatacttttactcTGTTAATCTTTCTTACTTACACTTTTGTTAATAATGAGGAGGGATAATAAAACTGGTTACAATAAAAGGTAACAAGCAAAAGGTAAAAGTATTTTGTAGTAAGGATAGACGGCCTCACGTAGGGCAGGGCACACTTTACATCCTTCCCCAGGCTTAGCACTCCTAGGCACAGGGCTTTGCATTTCTTTGGATTCCCTCTAGTTCACTCAGACACAGCAGGTAAGTGCATAGGGCAGAGGTGCTGTATTTTGCAATTGTAAACAATTAAAATGCCCCCATGCTTTCTAATCTGGAGCTACTGTAGCATTGCCAAAAAcgaagacatttttcataaatatctAATAATTTTGTTCCTTTGCATAGGTGTCGGCTTTGCCACAAGAAAGGCAGGCGCTATGGCTAAGCCCAATGTAATTATTTCTGTTAACGGTGACAAGATCTTGTTAAAGACGGAGAGCACTTTAAAAACAACAGATATGACGTTTAAACTGGGAGAGGAGTTTGATGAGAccacagcagataacagaaatACAAAGGTTTGTTCACTGTTTTAGTCTAGCAATAACATAGAAaaaactgaataataataatacattattggaGGTATAGTCTTACTGGATCAGTCTGCAGTTTCAACCTTGCCTAAGTAGCCATTGTTTCGATACAGGGTGGGCACAAGCTCCTTATCCTCTCCACAGGGCTCCTGTTGTGTTTAGATTTCCATTACAGGGTGCTGTAGGGAGCATGATGTAATTAGGACATGGTcaacctaatacaggtatgggacctgttatccagaatgctcgggacatttggataagggatctttccgtaatttggatctccataacttaagtctgctaaaaataatttaaatattaaataaacccaataggattgttttgcctccaataaagattaattatatcttgtttccggataagggatcccatacctgtaaaacaatGAATGGCACATTTTATTTCATGGGCAACTTCCTGGTTTTAGttatagcttgtacagagaggaATGATAATAATTAGTATTCTCATGTACGTAACACAATATGTATATGGCCAGCTAACCTACAGTGTTCCAGCTGTTGAGCTAGCTCTTTCAGCATTCTACTGTTGTTTAAGGTCTGAGTTTCTCAGTGAGTTTGAGTTTCTTGTGTACAGTATTTCCTATGCGCAGTGTAATGAGTTTGGCTGAGAAAGAAAACTATGCAATGTGAAGCACTAAAAGCAGTGTTTAGAAGGCAGTAAGCTCTAAATACTTGTGCTATTTACCTTTTCTGGCCAGTTGTACTACCCACCTAATACAGTTCATATTGTGCTTTTCCGCAGACCTTGATAACCTGCGACAGTGGCGTTCTGAATCAGGTGCAGAAGTGGGATGGAAAAGAGACCACTATTCAAAGAGAAATTAAAAATGGACAGTTGGTAGTGGTAAGTTGGAACTGTGACATCTGCTAACAAAATGTCTAAATCATAGTAACAATTTATTTGCAGTACAATGTGATCCATTTCTCAAAATTCTATTGAGTTCCAACTCAAGTTCTTATGAAGCTGTAAaatcaaaaatatattataagttAAATAGGGATTatcaaacctttttatttttttgtatgccGTGTGTTCCTAAACCATAATGCTGACACCTAGAATGGTCCAAAGCAGTGGTTGGGACTGCTTAACTTAAAGTGCAGATATGGTAATACTTGGGGTAAATGCTTTGGGGGGATGGAAATCAATACAATGGAAAGTACTGCCTTAAGTACAAATAGAGTTATCCTACTTTTCATGGTCAAATAAAGAGGGCAATTTGCCTGCTATATCATAAAGTCTGTCAGGGTGGGaggtacattatatttcttttctgcttattcagATTTAAAACTATGAGTTGGATGTGGTTTTGTAGTCAGTCAGCAGTGAGAAATAAAATGATCATCAGAAGTTGGCATCTAGGCCACTTGCCCAATGATATCATATTCATGGCAAAGTCTGTTGTAATTTTCTATGTTTTTATGTCTTCTATGTTTCTTACACTGTTACTGTTTATATCCTCCAGACCTGTACAATGGGAAATGTGAAATGCGTCCGTACATATGAAAAGGTGAAGGCATAAGTCAGAATCTCAGCTGAGGCTGATTCAACATAAGGAGAGCTCAGTTCCATGAGCCACCCCTCAGCCACACCAGTCGGCCTTTTAAATTCTCAGTTTTGGCCTCTTCATTTGATAACTGAACTACTTTACAAGAATGTATTGGAATGAAATAATATAATCAATGTGACTTGCtatggatgttcaataaatatatGCAGCCCATGACTAATGTTCTTTGTGCATTGATTGGATTGCAACTATTTTCTTTCCTACCtacatacaatttttaaaaatgggacaATAATCAAAGTTAAAGcatattaataacaaatatttaccagatttaaaaaaacaacaacaaaacacaGAACTAGAAACCAGTCTCTTTTTAAATGAACTAAATGTCAAGGCCAACGGGAGTGCGGATTctgcaaaagtaaaaaataatacaaatgttatttttactAAGGACTGAGCTTTTCATAATATCAGATGTCATATGTCTTACTTATAAAGGCCCCCCAACTGGTGGTTCAGCTTGTGCTATCAGCGCTGGGACTGTGCCACTCAATTCAGGGCTTACATTTGCCATATTAACCAGTTTGTTATGTAAAGGTGAAATTGTGTATGCAGGTGAATATTATTTGCTATCTGTGCCCCTTTAGATTTTTGCCTTTAAATAACAAGGTAAACTTGATAATAATGTAGCCCCCCTATAGGAACAACATTTTAGTGTTCCCTTTATTATGATTTTCTAATCTATATTAGAttctcttctctcttctttttATCGTACCTTGATGTCTTCCTGctatataaaggtatggggtctgttatccactGGCATCTCCCATTGTGTCCTATTAAAACAAGCAATGGTTTAGTGATTTGCTcttttttagtaaaaataaaagggcaTCTTGTTTTTTTGCCATCAACATAAATTCAGGTTGatggcaaaaaaaatgatttgattttGATGCTGTAGCTGTAGTAGCTGTACGCCATGGTGCTCATATTAATTTTGTATAATGttccaagcactctggataacagatcccttacctgtacagaCGGAACTATCGTCAATATCTAGCACTATATATCTGAAATCTAAGCAAAACAATGCTTGGCACAGATCCTCATCCTAGCCCATGTAATGGCACGTACCATCATTTCCTTCAGATACAGTTAAAATAGATGGACTTTATTAAAGTTATTGGATATCAAAACAACTCTTCACTAGGTACAGCTGTACAATAATTTTCCTTTTCCAGCCATTTTGGATGTGAACCACATTCCTTGATGATATATTTGCATAATTACACGTGAATGATTTAATGATGTAATTGTACTAATTGTACTTACTGCCTGGCATGGCTATAAGCCCCAAGTTCTCATAAAACCCTTGCAGCCATTAGCTTAATATTGTGCTCCCTTTGGTGAAACAAATCACATAAGGCATTTTTGGAagagaataaatattttgaattgttttatatctttttagTTAACAATCTGTAGCACTTAATATGGATTAACTTCAgcaaaaaacagtaattaaatggGAATTAATCATTTTCATTCCTGACAGTCATGCTTCAAAAGCTTTAATCCGTACTCCCTGCAGATATATTCTCACTTTAGTGCTGGTTTCTttatttaactgatttttttttataaaaaaaatgtcagaactTACTTCATTTCTGTGGGTTCAGATCTAGTGATTTGATGAGGAATGTAAGGTTGCAGCTTGAGGTTTGTGGCTCTGACCGACACCCACCACAAGCAGAGCCCAAATGCTTTTAAAGAGTTCATAGAATAAACACTATGTGGAATGCACCCTTTAGTGCTccagcacttgcatctggggctGTCGTAAATGACCTCTATTGATTCCATGGTAATATCCAGATTGACAGTCAGGGTCTTGCTAGGGACCCTAAAAATCTTTTGGGTGCCACATCTGACCTCCCAGAGATTAACAGATCATTTAGATTTTAAGAGATGCCTCTTGTTATGGTGTGCTGGCACCTTGCCTTCTCACTTGATACCACTCATGAGCTTCCTTTCTGGGTTGTGTAAAAACACTTAACTGGAAAGGAAATCTGTGTGTTTTTCCACATGTAATCTGCagcctttgaattaactttccTGTTCTGTAATGAGTATGTTTGGATGTTTGGCTGACAAATGTAGCCCtgataatataaagaaaaaacaagtttttttatgGGGTTGAATGACAAACGGCCTATTTTTGGCTATGAGAAAAATCATTTCAATCCCAATGATTGCTTCTGATATCTCTTTGCAATGTGTATTTGCCAAAATGAAAAGAATGAATGTGTGGCAGCCATGTAATTTGTCAGTTGGTAAAAAATATTATGATGGGATGTTGGGGATCACAGAGGCTGGGACAATAACAAATATATGTGGGAGTATGGTGGGGGAAAAAATGAACAGTGAAATTCATAGACTTCAGGAATAGTTCcaaaaatataatgatatatgtataatatatatggtgAATAAATGATACAGTTTGCTCTATTTGTACTAGTCGGTCAGTTTTCTGGTTGAATGGGACGTATAAGGAAGATTTGCATGTCCTTTTAAGGCAAAAATCTAGAAATTCATGGCTATAAAATCTCTGATCTTGGGTAGAGCAGGGAAGGTTATGACACTTTAATCATTCAAACAAACAGAGCTGTGTTTTGGGAAAGGGGTGATGCTCTCAGCTGTGCTATGTGTGGAGTCTAGAAGAGTAGCAGCTTGATGCAGAAAGAGGTTAAAGTAAACCCTTTCAAACAACAAATACTTTTAGTTTCTGACtgaggaaaaagaaagtcattgTGGAGGGCCTAAGGCTTTGGAACAGCATGTAAAGTAAGGAAAATTGGAGCAGTCCAATGTGTGGCCTACAGAAAATGTTGAACTTCAACCCTCAGAATTTACCAACTGCTGCTATAATATGCAGCCAGCTGATCTGGTTATGGAACACGTGGCCAGATCTGCTTCTCAGGGAGACATAGGTTTAGGGTACCTCTACAATCTTGTCAGTTACTGTATATGATATCTTGGTATTTTCTTGGCTTTTTTTCTGGCAGATGCACCAAGATGCAATGATTGAGTATCTGTGACCACTACAGCCCCTGAGGCAATGCATAGCTTTCTGGAATACTCATTTTCCAAGTATATGTAGAGTCAGtgcacaaaactccaaaaaaaaaacccacagagcATACTTATGGAAAAACCTCAGTCAGAAACAAGGAAATCTGTAGAACCAGTGACCTATAACTGCATTATTAAACAGAGCTGTATAAAGGCATTCAGGGGACAAATGCTGCTTGTTTGGCACCAATGGGACCGTTGCAATATAATGATGATGCATAAATGGTTTTGTGTAAATGGCTCAGTTCTTTGGCAAGTACATCATCTTGCTTATTTCTTATAAAAACAAGATTGAAGAATTATTTATAAATCAGAAAGGATGGAAACATCTGTTGTAATGAGGCAGGGAGTTTCAGTGAGGGGAGGAGAACTTAAATAATTGTGCACAATGAAATGAAAGCTTCTTATATTAATGGATGACAGCAGCCAGCTACTAGAATGGCCTATTTGGCCTATTTACAGAGTATCAGGAAAGTAGAAGGGGAGTTTATATGGTGAACTATTGCCCAAAGAAAAAGAGGAAGGTGATACAATTAATTCTAAATAGATATTGGCAGCAATAAGCCTTTGCTTCGTTAGTTATTTGGTCAAGTTAAGGTCAATGTATAAGGAATGCTCTTAGTTTTGTTTATGGTTTAGTACTTTCTTGTTTGTAGATAGAGCACACTGCGTACTTTTCCTTCCATGTAACTTTTAATTCATCCCAAGAGTATTTCATTTTTAATCAGAACCGGACAGGAGCAGCTCCTGTTGATAAGGCAGAGGATGAAACCAGCCAAGGCAAGCGAGCCATGCCAAACTACACATCCCTATTATTGGGAGGCAAAGATTCCTGTAGCTAAACTGCTTTCCAAAAGCCTCAGGCTACAAGTACAAAGTCACAGTAGAACAGAGACCAGCCAGGTGGAAAATGGGTGGGGTACATGAAGCTAGAAATTGAACTTAAGTAAACCCACATCCACTGCAGAATAGTGAGGTTCACAACTGGATATGTCATATTACATagatctttgcattttttttgcaacctGAAAGGAAATCATAATTGgaaaaaatcatgacttttttaaGTTGATCCTGAAAATTTCCATCTTTGTATCACAGAAAACGTACCCTGTTCTTCAAAAACACCGTAATAAATAAAAGCCGCTGTTCCCTctgaaatataatgtatattatttaatatgCCATAGGAGAAGGCTGGGAGTTTTAGATAATCATAAAAACCTGGCACAAGCCTAACAAAAAAGGGTGGTTCAGCTCATGCAATAATTGGTACAAACTATATTAATTATTACAGTGTTGTGAAATATGTATGTAACACAGACCTAATCTAGGAAGCACAATGTATACAATGACTCATTTGCTTAAGTGCAATATTAAGCTACTATACAAGTCCAATCATCTCATGCATTGCCACACCCCTTTATATTGGGTGCTTATTAAATACCAAGTACAGGACTATGCTGAAATATCTGCAACCAAATCTGTGCTGTATGACATACCTTCCCATCTATTGTAGGCAGGTCTGGCGTGAAATTTAttataggccctagcatttcattgattttaatttaaaaaatgttattttttcagtTGCTGGATAGGCCAGATCTTTTAAAAGAGTTTTCAttagtacaggggtccccaaactttttttacctgtgagccacattcaaatgttaaaggagttggagagcaacacaagcatgcaaaaggttcctaataagggctgtgattaacTATTAGTAGCCCCTATGTTAATTAAtagtctacagaaggctctgttttgcagtgcacatgggttttatgcaatcaaaacttgcctccaagccaggaattcaaaagttagcatctgctttgaggccactgggagccagggccggatttacctTTGGTGCTCCCCTAGGCCCAGCTGCTGTGCCGCCCCCCCCTTGTAGGGCCACGCCGCCCACAGTGACGTAACGACGCGTGTGcatggcgtgatgacgtcacCGACCAGGAAGTAGATGCGCGCGGCAGTTTTCGGAGTTGGGGCGGCCGggcaagatgttatttaactaTTTTATGCACCGCTGCCTGCCGCCCACCACAAATAAAGAATAGGCACAGCATCCAGTTGATGTTAAGGGCGCCTGTTTGCCGCCCCTAACatcttgccgccctaggcctgggccttgggggcctctcccaaaatccgggcctgctgggagcaacatccaaggggtttctgagcaacatgttactcttcagccacttgttggggatcactgcattaggaaTTCTATGGTGTGGCTTGGATTTTTTTAATTGGACAGGGATGTCAGGTGTCCCATGCCATGGGAAACCCAAAGTTCAGCCTTAGCTAGACACGAAAATCGAGAAGGGGTGAGTGGTGCTGAAGAATTGCACATATTACTCaagatacagtacattatatgggTTACTTCTGTGGACCACACCATTGTCTATTTACATCAGGGATACAACTAATTATGTTTAGGGCTTAAAAGTGTTGTTTTCAAGTTTGTTCAATAGGTATTGACTAGGTGTTAAGGGTTCCACAAATGAGGTTTAAGGAAATCTACGAGGGCTTTGAGGGTTTGGTGttgaaaatgtataatataacaaTATCTTTAAAATCCCAACTGTAAAAACCTGAGGGAAAGCCCATTTAGAATGTTTGTAGGATGCAGAATTCTAGAGAGATGGTCTAGAGAAATCAAAAGCACCACAATAAAAATAGGAACAGTATATTTGGGTTGTATTTTCTTGCAGAAACGTTATCTGTATCTGTTCTTAGTGGTGAAATAACTTAACTTTCCTCTACTAATTATGAAATATGTCATTGCACTTATGCCTTGAGTTCTTTGCAAATTCATGTTATCACTGGGCTAAAGCAGCAATGCTAAAAATGGAACAGACATGAAAGTTGGCTTGCTAGAGTTCTTTTCAGGTAAATGCACTTGGGGTGTAGTGCCCTGAATATCCCCAATCTAATCGGCATCTCTGTGACAGTATTTATTTTCACACATCCTcccttttgttaaaaaaatctgCACTGGCGCAGGTCCACCCCTCTCCAGATGGATAAGTACGTGTTCCAGTAATATCAGAACAATGTCCAAAATAACCACTGGATAAAGTATTATTCCCCGTAGGGTAATTATGCTCAAAATATTTACAcaacatactgtactgtattgtGAAATAGCTGGATGGGGCTGCATGCTTAAACAAAAAACAGACTAATTGCATAAAACTGCATTATTAATGATTTCAATGGCACATGCTAAAAAATATCACAGCTATGAGAAAACAATATAAGTTTTAAATTGAAACTGGAAATCACAAACTGGCAATATCCCATTTTCCATGAATATGCTTGATCAAAGCCAGCATAGGCAGATTTAGTGAGGCTTCCCCAATACTGCTGCAGATTTATACATAATTATGATTTCAAGAATGGAAATTCATCTATTGGTTGGCggcctccccaaacaaaatacTCACACTCCGCCCTTGCAGGTCAGATCAGACTGAGATTCACTATGAACTGGAAAATGTGCTGAATTGATAATGAGCTGTTCTTTACTTGTGATTACAGTGTTTTTGTCATCATCAGCAGTACTAACAGGACAGACCTAATACACACTTTTAATGTGTGAAAAAAATATGACATATATGTACATATCCTAATTATAAcatggaactatatatatatactatttacaTTCAGCTCAATGATAAGCTTTTCTATGGGTAACATTCTAGCGGAATTACATTTCAGTAAATGTGCCTACTGTTTACATATTTTCTCAAGTTCTCAACACCTACTCTCTAACTGCCATACTTTCCATCTAGTATCAAAAACTGGGATGCTTATGTCCACTCCCTAAACCTATATCATTTTTGGGTTCTGATCCTTGTAGTGTTTACAAATATGGACAATCCAACCTAAATAGGGACAGTTAGGAATAATGGAATAAAGGACAGAGGGTGACATTTTTGCTTGGGGAAGGTGCCAATGGAAATATTTCCATTGCTGAAATCATAATTCAATTTGTATATAGCAGTTGGTCGCATTTGGGGAAGCTTTGCCTCCCTAAATCTTGATTATTCACTACCTACAAAGTTATGTACTTCTAATATACCTGTAGTGTCTGCTAGTCACTACCTCCTATGATTTCTCCCCCCCACTAATGTTTCATTTCTTCTGTCCTCATTCCTGCAGGCGTTGAATCATTCTCTGCTAGATTTTATGGCTATTAGGACAAATAGTCACGTCTGACTAATATAGTCACTCTGAAGATTGATATTTTCAAGATTTTGGCTCCCACACTGATACCAAGGTGGACACAAGGACAATGAATCTTTAAAATTGATATCCAATGATTAACTTCCTGATGTTTTCAGATTCCTATAGAGTAGGTGGTAATCATGGACCCCAAGATGAACATGATATTCTtactaatctttttttttaagtattctttctttattgttttttcaaaacaaatataGGGAATACAAAAGGAAAAAGGGAAGGGGACCATCAAAACATAACAAAATCCAAAAACAGTTATATTAACATCAAGTCATGGCAACAAGTGTATATCTAACCTACTCAGTATGTCTATCTTATCAATCTCATTATTGTCAATGGTTTCTCTGCTTATCTTAATCTATTTATCAAAAAGAGTTTGATTCGATGAAATTATGCCAAGGTTCCCAAATTTTCCAATAATGTGTGCTCGTTTTGTGCAAAATGTGAGTAATTTCTTCCATTTTTCTAGTATCTTCCACTAGGTTAACCCACTCCTAATCTTTACTGGGAAATGAATTCAAAATTAATTCAAGAGATAAGGTgcttttaaagtaaaatatttggGATTTTTGTTTACCTAAAtgtaacttaataaataaaagtagACCTATCTGCTGTATAGTTGTGCAGAATATGTTTATAAATTtgtgttaattataataatatgagGTGGAAGAAACTGGTGATTCACTTTAGTGATCTGTGTTCCTTAGGGATATGCAGCTCATCAGCTTATCAGCATGTAATCGCAAAATAAACCCAGTCTAAACTGACATGATCAGTGCCAAGGGAATAAGGATTGGGAATGCAGTttataaaaagaattaaaaagatGAAACTTAGTGGTGATGTattgattttatttcttttgttctTCGGTTTTGCCACTTAAAGggtcagtttcactttagcatttcctgtcacttcctgatcccaatgAACTTCAGAGGAACTGATAAACGTAAGTACCAGTCCACTGAAAAGCCccttataatgagctgctctttttGGGATCTGTTTAGAGAAGCGAGAGGTTAGTTAAAAGGTAGATAGCGTGAGGGAGCTCTAAACAAATTGTCCTGTTTATAAAGCAAGGAAAGTTCAATGAAAATAGCCTGACTTTTAaatgtgctttataatggcaaaaaaaggaCAAATATTCTGTTAaaacagaatgtaatttcaacatgtgtcctatttattgtgctcatttttagcaaaTGTGTATTTAAGTGTatactttttctttaaaggatGAAATTCAGAAGTCTATAGAGACTCTTTAAGCAGACTAAAAGGTAAGGCTCGGGTATTACTCTTTAACATCATTCTAAAAGATAAGTGGTTCAAAAGATGTTACCTTGAGGGTCAACTAAGCTGGTATAGGGTATGGAAAGTCCTAGtcataaagaaagactggccaagttgggtctgtttacacttaAGGGGTgttatgataactatgtataaatatataaggggatcatataataacctttctaatgttttatttaccatacggccaacggacacgagggcacccactccgtttagaagaagggaggctccgtttaaatattcggaaaggatatattgccttcctctgaatcaactagcagttaggaaggttatatataggctttatggttgaacttgatggatttttgagtggcattttaaaaataatatatatgtagttaagctgtgtgtccgcactctaaaTCAGTTTAACAggtgggtgctgaagtcaaaatatgtaaatacatataaacaggaccagcacaccatttcactgcaattcttctatttattcattcactgtgcgttccaacgtttcggtccctccgggacctttatcaaggtccttgataaaggtccaaggagggaccgaaacgttataaaaataatatttatagatGAAAAACTGTAACTATCTGTTTGA
Coding sequences within it:
- the pmp2 gene encoding peripheral myelin protein 2 encodes the protein MVEQFVGTWKLTDSQGFDEYMQSLGVGFATRKAGAMAKPNVIISVNGDKILLKTESTLKTTDMTFKLGEEFDETTADNRNTKTLITCDSGVLNQVQKWDGKETTIQREIKNGQLVVTCTMGNVKCVRTYEKVKA